The DNA sequence ATGTGCCCACTGTCCCCGAGGCCAAAAAAGTGTGCTGGGAGTTTGCAACAGACGGCTATGACATTGGCTTCGGCATATATTTCGACTGGACTCCTGTCACGAGCCGGTCCATCACTGTGCACATCAGCGAGTCAAGTGAtgacgaagaggaagaggaggagctggaaggTCAGTCAGTTTAAAAACTAACCAACTAAGTTAGTCCTGTTTTAACCCCCCCCCGGTCACGGCAATTAAACACATCAGTCAATCTGTATCGACAAAACACACCTTAATTGCAGTTTTTATGtgctctcctccagctgggATCGCAGGCGGTGTGTTGACTTTGTGGTTTATGTGCTTTCTGTTGCAGGGCCTGTCAGTAATGGAGACATCGAGAAGGGCTCCAAAAGTCAAACCAACTCGAACTTGGCCGAAATCCTGCCTGTGTACCGCCAGGACAGTCACTTGTCCGTGAATGGGGGAAGCCACGACTTTCCAGGTGAAGGCACTTATCTCCTGAAGTTTGACAACTCCTACTCACTATGGCGAAACAAAACTCTTTACTACAGAGTTTATTACAGTGCCTGAGATGCCAATTTATTGTTTATGAATGTATACTTTACAGAAGAATACTACTCTTAAGAACTATTTTTGATTCCATGCttggaagaagctgaaagttaTAATATAAAAAGGTTAAATATAGGCATATCTATTTTTTATCACTATCTGCTTGTTTTGCCACATACTGAATTATATGCTCAGATTGATTTATTCCAATGTCTTGCTGATAGATGTACGAAGACGCCTTGCATATGTGCCATATTCCCATGTATGCACTGTGCTATGTGGTCAAGTGCCGTCATAAAACATATATCGTGTCCAGCCGTAACATTTCTATGGTAGCAGTGATCAGGGAACACCTGCACAGAATCTGTTTCGCCAGTCCAGGTGCTTAATCAGCAGTGCTCTAAAGAAATGATgtcctttatgtgtgtgtgtgtgcgcgcgcgcgcgcgtgtgtgtgtgtgtgtgtgtgcacgcgtgctGCTTCTTTGGTTATGTTGCTTTGTTGTCGTTACTTGTATTTATCCCTTTGCTTTGTAGCTTAACTTATTTTTGCTTAAACGATGTTCCACAAATGCTGTGCACAATGCCGTCTACTGTCATAGTGGTGTGTTGGTAAAAGATATGAGTTGAATGTACTAAAGTGAGCGGTAACTGTTTTCCAAAGTGTGCTTTTTATGACACAAATAAAAGTCGTTCCCTTATCACATGAAGCTCATATTATGTAATATAGATTCAATATTTACACATGCCGCACCTCCCACcctttaatttgctgttttcGGAGGAAGGGGGGTGGTCGAAATGTATTTTGTGCACAGATCTGTGTAGGTAAacgtcactgtgtgtgtgtgtgtgtgtgtgtgtgtgtgtgttttgttttattatcatcagTGTGTTGGTCTTACATGTGTTGAGTTgttccttcctgttttttttttttctttgtaaaatcGACACGACTGTCACACCTCACTTGTGCGCATGTTCCCAAAGATGTCCCAGATGTGGCTGCTAATGCCATAAACATTGTAAAGCTACTGGTTCAAAGCTTCCAGTGATCGCTGTATTGTACCTTTTACTGTAAGTCATGATGACATTTGTTCCTGAGATTTATATTCCTCAATAAAGAGATTATTGTGTAGCTTTCTTTGTGATTATTGTGGGTATGGGATCAATCACGAAGACTGTGATAACAGATAGATTGGAAAAAGAGCAGGATGAAGTTGGAGCGTGACAGCTTAAGAGTAGTCGCTCAGACCGCTGGTGTGTGTAGTCTCCCTCCAACCATCATTTCATAACAGTCTCACTGCTGAGCCAGGATTAGAAAGCAGATGGTCCCCTGTGCCTCCATTAACGTGTGGCATTAGGGGACTGATGTAATTGTTACAGAGGTGCTGATGAAAccaggttttattttcagctcTCCCCAAAGGCCAGTCAGAATCCAGAGATACACCCCATGTCCCTCGCAGTTTACTGGATTTACAAGCAGCAGGATGAAAATATTCTTAAATTGTTCAACCTGAAATATGTTATAGTTACAACTGCAAATCAGGTAGagtgtgattattttaaaaGGGGTGGACAAGAAATGTGCAGAATCTTACTGTACTGCAGCATTTTACCATAAAAGCTGTGAATACATTATCAACTGTGCACTAACTAgagcatgttttatttatttattgtttgatgTGTCCTGAGGAATAACCCTCCAAGGAAACTGCAGCTTGAGGTGCCTTTGCATTAAACTGCATCGTCATGGTGCTTTCAGTGTCTAGTCCCCTGTCATTAAATACTGTACGCAAGGGAGGCTAGAAGGACAACATAAGCAAATACAATACGCTAACCACTAGAGCTGAGAGCAAATTAATCTAAATGTTATTGATACAATATTCAAATTGCAGGACCTGCAAggcaaaatgtgtcacaacctagcattataaataaatcattgtgGTGCAGTAGAGATGCCTGGACTACAAATCATATTCTCCAGATGTGAGGGAACGTGCTTGTCTGGTCCACCACAAATCCCACCATCATCACTTTTATATATTCGTAAGTGAAAATCAAATGACAATTTGtgtcatgtctgttttgttttttatttatgcatatcatttatttatgccTATTGTTCAGCCCTACTAACCACTAAAAACTGATAACTCATAGACAagtcaaaaaagtaaaaaatatcagCTAATACATCAGTAATTCAGTGTGCTAATAGAAATACAGAGTTGTTTATTTGGATtatttggttaaaaacaaaactacaacaacaatcAGTTGGTAAAATAAAACTACACAATGAAGTCAGTGCCAGGTTTCTCTAAACCACAGCCTCAAAGATTACTATAGAGGTGAACTCTCTCAACAAAAGGTGAATTTATCTAACTAGTCAAATATAGCTAAGGTTTTTACCATGAAATAAAGCCTCAGGTGGTCTACtgatatgaaaaataataaaaatcagcCTGCTTTAAAATTCACGGGTGGGACAAGCCATTAACaagataagattttttttttttttttttttttgcttttgtaaatGAAAAAGGAGCAGTCATCCAAACACCGCAGCAACGCCTGCATATTAATTGCACTGCAGCCTCACGTGTGTCTTCACAACGGCCTCGAGCTGgagtcagccaatcagacgtGAATACCGGAGCTCCAGGTCAGCATCGAAGGTTTCCTGGCGTGTTTGCTCGCGCTCCGAACTTCTCGACGAGGAGGCCCAGAGACAACATGGGGAAGCTCAATTTCTATGTCCTCTGGTCTCTGCGTGACGCTCCCCGGCAGTTCAGCAGGTAGGCCATCTTCGAggcaaaaaccaaaaacattcagCCGTTTTCACTTCGAATCAAACAATTCAAACACGTTTGCCGGGTCCGCAGCAAGGCCAACCGACGGTGCTTTCAGGTCCACGTCCCACTGCCTCTTCCCAAACACCTGGTTATATTTGGCCTTGGAGAATGGAAATGCAGTGAAACGACGATATCTGTAAATGTTGTGGTCAGTGCACAAGTGCCAGCCCAGAAAATCGGGACCCTGTCTTCACAAGCAAGGTATGTGTGTCCAGGATAAAGAGGCCTATTTCTACAATTACAACCACAGTCTAAATGGTTATAAAATGAGCTCTGAACTCAGGTGCCTGACCTGGGAGGGTGACTGGAGCGATGACATTgtcacagaggcagcagagaaggGCAGGAGAGGAGTTTATGGCAAGATTGTGCTCACAATGTGTGGAGAGGTAGGTTAGTAAAGAGATggcttaaagggtaactccaccaattttacacatttaagtgtaGCTATGGGTCTTGGGGAGTACAGCAGCacctgtggggaaaaaaacaaatcataaagccttttgtgtctGATGAATTTcctgtcactcagtggctaagttgcattgtggttGATGTATAGGCACCaggtttcctctgcagccacaaaatactttttttcacGTATGCAGCAGTTCTCCAGATCTGTAAATTTGCTTTGACGTGTAAGATTGGTGGAGTTACCATTTAACTGTTACTAGTTCACGTTGAGCATAAGGTAAACCaccacttttattttaattgggGCTCAACAGTTCATCAGAAATGTCATTGAAATCCGAATTTGATAACGAAAAACTGTGTCACAACATGCTATTATAAATGAAGCTGTGAtgatatcaatattttaatgtttttttcagtgaaaattaaatGCGAAACATTACCATTCCTTGTGACTCATATTGCAATGGTAATatctgtgaaaatattttttaaaatgttattcagGCCTAATTCTAATGCTTGTATTGTGTCTGGTATACAATACCTGACAAAGTATTAGTTATGATCACATTATCTAGATTCAGAGGGCGTCAAATTTGATGACATTGTACattgttaattgtttttgttccatccAATGACTTGTGCCAAGCTGCAGGATAAAGCCAGTGTCTTCAGCAGTACTCCTCTGGTTCAAAGGAAGTGCTTGTTCCCAGAACAACACAACGCCACTGATCTCTCTAATCGCACATTACAAAGCACTGCAAATGAAACGGTGAGATGAATTAAGTTCAATTTCTTTTGGTGTGATCTACACTCCTGTTGCAACATTTCATTAATGGCCTGGCTTGCAGATAACTACCGACACCTCACATTTGGGTGACAGTGTCTGCTATGCTGAGATCCaagtaaataaaatacacacCAGTGAGACCACCATGGGAAATAAGCCCCCAGTTTGGCCTACGGTAAGAAGAAGTCATGCTGAAGAATATGTTCATGTCTGCATGCATTTAAGGTAGGTGAGTGTCTTCAGCATTACTCTCCTCTGGTTCAACGGAAGTGTTTGTTCCCAGAACAACGCCACTGATATCTTTAATTGCACATTACAACAAGGCACTACAAATGAAACGGTGAGATAGATGAGGTTacgtttgttttgctgtgatctACACACTTGCACTTCTACAACATTGCATTGATGGCCTGCCTCGCAGATAGCTACCAACGCCTCGCAGATAATTGCCGACACCTCGCACTTGGGTGatagtgttttctgtgctgagATCCAAGTAAATAAAATGGACACCAGTGACTCCACCATGGGGAATAAGCCCCCAGTTTGGCCTACGGTAAGAAGAAGTCATGCTGAAGAATATATtcatgtatgcatgcatgtaaGGTAGGCGACTTATAGTGTGATATACTCCTGTGATGTATGCTGAAAGCCTAAGACACCCAGACGGACAGTTATTAGCAAGAGAGGCCACCTGACCTGGAGCTCCGAGGACATAGACCAGGCTTCAACACCTAAGAAAATGAGGATGAACAGCCACGATGAAATGACAGGGCAGATAAAGAATTACAACAGAGAAGGTCAGTAACAAGAACTTAAATCATTGAGGTTACATCTGAATGGGTTTTGACAGAGATTGTGATTAGTTTCAGTGTGTCCATCAAAGCGCTGGAGCCACACGATGTGTCTCAGTGATCCAGACACAGCCATCCTCATTGGAGGAGAGACAGCGGATCAAACCTACTGCCGGGACTCCCTGTGGAAGCTCGAGTTAGGTCAGCTGAGTCAGTCATACAACGCTCACTGATAGATGCTGATAACAAAGCATGTCATCTTCAAGGTGGCAGATCATGAAGTAAAACTTAACAACCAAAGACAGAATTTAAAACATGCTAGgaaactctaaaaaaaaatgcgCATTGTGCACATTCAGACTGAACatgatgtgtttgtctttctcttttttgacCTCTTCCCAGACAACGACTTCTGGTTTCCCATGAATTCCTCTGCTTCTGAACCCATACCCCCATGTGCTCGAGGACACTCTGCGACCTATGACACAGACTCCAAGTGTGTCTTCGTTTACGGAGGCCTGAGGGAGGGTCATCGCTACAGCGAGCTGTACATCCTCAGTACTCTGACCTGGAAGTGGAAGCTTGTCACTGTGGGTTTGTTGCAAGTGACTAAGATGTTGTAGTTCTTGCCATCTTATCAAATACTCAAGTGGTGGTATGGGAAAAGCTTgcctttggtttgtttttgtggttttgccCCCTTTTAGGCAAAAGGAAATGTTCCAAATTTGGCATATCATTCTGCAGCGTTTTATAAGAGAGAACTTTTTGTCTTCGGTGGAGTTCAGCAGAGCCATTCCTCTGGGGAAAAACCCTGCAGTAATGCTCTGTACATCTTCAACCCAGAGTTTGAACTCTGGTACCAGCCAATTGTGGAGGGGGAAAGACCTCTTCCTCGGTTTGGGTCAGTTTACTGTTAATTTGTTGTCATCAAAATACTGTTTTCTCTATCTTTTTAATATTAACCTCATGCTTATGTTTGTTTGGAACAGACACTCAGCCACACTGATGTCGCAGAAGTTGGTAATATTTGGTGGACGGAAGACTGCTACCTATCTTAATGATCTCCACGTTCTAGATCTGGGTAAAATGATGATGAGGTGGCTGgattatgaaataaattgtCCATATTTAAGCtgatattcattttttcttaatGAGGGAAGGATTCATGGAGTACACAGCTGTGAAGTGTGGGAACATGCCACCGCTGCCTCGAGGGTGAGTAGTGCAGGACTAATCAACCTTGAGAGATGTCATTAACGTGGCCATCtggtttttatatttttggaCAGACACAACTGCATTGAACGCCATGAGATTTAACGCAAAATATGCAGTAATCTTTAGTGACACTTACACCGTCTTTGTgcgttgtttgtttttgggttgttgtttttttgctcaaCTGGAAATTATAAAAGTAAGTTTATATATTCTGTTGAACATGGCATTAAAACAGTTCtggtatatttaaaaaaaaacatcgttGCCTGTACATGGACAGGTTTCATGCAGCTCTGCCAGTTTCGGTCAACAGGATTTTAGTTAGTGGAGGATGCAGCGCAATAGGAGCCCTGCAGGATGTACATATTTTCAACACGGGTGAGTTTCTGCCACTAACATCTGATTATATATATTACATGATAATTAGGTTTGTGTTTCATAGATATATGAATGTACTTTGACTCATCCTGCATCACAAATCAGCTGTTGTGTACAGTAAATCTGCCTGCATTGACTTCTCCTCAGACACCAACATGTGGAGCTCTTTAGCATCTCCTCTGCTTTGCAACAAGCCTCGTGCAGGACACAGCATGATCAATTTGGGTTGCTTCACCCAAACAGATGCTGAGAAGCGAAAACAAGGTGAAAATGTCAGGGTCCTCTGCACGGTGCTTGTGTTTGGTGGGTCGGATTGCTCCGGTACCTTCTACAACGACACAGTCAAGTGCACATTGGACATTCCAGGCGACAAGTGATGAGTCCATCAAGGAAAAAATCCAAATGGGACActaagttttttattttttaaaaccatgGATGCTGTGATCTGTCCAGATAATGTCACAGAAAGATTACCAtctctgtgtatgtatgtatgtatgtatgtatgtatgtatgtatgtctaaGTTAGATTTGTACTTTTCACTTGATTTTCTTTACGTGTTAAATAATTTTGCATGATGTATTCTGCATCTTAAGACGTtgttgggtactttttacatttattttaataactaTCCGTATTTCCTTCATACAGGCAATATGCTGcaagcagagagcagagaggtttTACACTTTGCATAACAAATCTCTCATCTGCATGTTTTACACATTATGTCCTTGTCTATGTCCCCACATGTCAGTATATCTTTGAGGTTAAAGTGCTGGACTGGATAAATGCATAAAGTTAAAATgctaataaatatttttaactcAGTTTCCTTGCAATTTAAAGAAACCACACtgagaagacttttttttcacagcattttatttaacaatgtATAAAGTTGCATGAATTTTCTCCAAAGCCACTGAGTTGTACTATGCACGCAGATCATCAGGTGTGTCTGGTTGGCGACACGGGTGGCTCACTTTAAAAGCTTCAATTTCAAGTAAAGCTTGATTTAACCTTTTGATAGTTGGATACTGCCCAACGTCCACTTTGAACCTGTAGAGATTAAAGACACAGAGGGGTCAGGCTTCTCTGTAGAGAGTGTTTAAAGTTCAGCTGGGTCTTGGGTGTAGCGGGCACATTTCATGCAAACAAAGCATAACATACTATATGCAAGTACAAAATGCTATGACATTCATGTTTACCTTTTCTTAGGGTGACTATTAATGTGGTATATATGATGCAGTCTTTATGATATATTTGACTACTTGCCTCTCTGCATTGTAGACTTGTGGGACCAGACAAATGTCAGCCATGGAAATCTAAAAGGTAAACAATGAGTCAGATGAACAGTTTCTAATGTGCATCACATACATGTGTATGCGTTGTTAAGCTCTTACCTCATCTCCTACACAATATTTCCCTGCTGTTTGCTTCAGAATGGGTTCAAGAGCTATAAGAGAAAGGTGCACATAAATATTGGAAGAAGTCAAGTCTTGGTGTAATATTAAATTTATAGCAGAGCAGTTGATCTTGCACCAACCTTGAAAGCCACGATCAATGAAGTGCTGAGACCACGGCATCTTTTCTGCTCCAACTTTCTGAATCACGTACAAATTCTGAAACATCAAGGATTTCATTAATACTGTGACCCTGCAAATGTTGACTTTTGTAGCCCAGAATAGCATCAATAATTTGAAATGTGCTGTTCTCACCTGCAGAGGCTGTATCCCGGAGGCAATGAGGTCACTTATCATCCGAACCTGGGCACGTTTCTTCGGATCTGCTGGAAGAAGCCGAGGTCCTGGCCTAGTCTCATCGATGTACTGGATCACTGCCAGCTGTGTGAGCAAGAGACCATTTTCATTAGAAGTCACATTGGTTAACAAAACTAATGTTTAAGTAGGAATTTGCATAGGTGTAGATTTGGGGGACCCACCGACTGAGAGAGCGTGATGCCATCAATCTCAACTGCAGGCACTTGTTGCATGGGGTTTAATGCCTTGTACTCTTGTGTAAGCTTCAGCAAAAGGAGAGGATTTagagaaattttaaaaatgtgtagcATCAATAGTTTCCCTTTAACAAACTGCAGCTTGTAGTGATTTAGATAATGCATTTATTGGCCATGGTTTAGATTATCTGTGCAGCCctaatgtacagtatgtttgttcTGCACTGATATGAATCCTGCAAATCTATACTGTACCTGctgtcctccatctctgatAAGATTGACTGGAACTTGGTCATACTCAACACCTTTCAGAGCAAAAGCTggtgcagaaaaaaagtgaaatcgTCATCGTCTTGTTGACATGAAAGTGCTTTAAATAACCACTGAAGCAGTCAAATGTTGTGGCATGACTTACCAATGCGAACCCTCCAGGAGCAGGAACTTCTAAAGTATCCATGAAGAACGGGCTGCAtgtgggaaaaaagaaaacatttagacctttttgaaaatacattttccctttttacatatttaagtTTGTTGTCCACTAGTTCACCTTGGTTTGGTTCGCCatagcttgtttgtttgctcaaCTTCCCCCTTAACTCGACTGGATCAACTATTTCAAGCAGCTTTCTAACAGTCTCatcgtcctgctgcagccaatAGGATGTGCTCCAAATATCCCTCCTACCTACTCTTTGGTCTGTGATTCAGCAACATCTGGGCTCCATATGTTTCACATTAACGACCAggggcacatacacacacacacacacacttagcaAACAGCTAACAGTGTTGTTACAGTACCTTGGCGAGGCTAATGAAGGATACGTGCATTGTTGTGGCTGTGATAACGTTatcgtttttatttttagaatacAATTACATGTACAGTACGTTAATATCATGAAGGCATAGCTCAGACACCCTGAACGAAGCTAGTCTTCATGAGGTTTTAACACCGCTTCTGGTCAAAGTTCAGCTCCGTGCTGCGTAACATGTTGAGGAATTTTGTTATCCAATCATTAGCCAGGTTCCACAGCTCAGGCGGGATTACCTAAAATCTCAACTACAGATTGGCTGACGGTGGGTGCATTCTACCCAATCAGGCAGCGCCTTTCATGGGCGTGCGAACACGCGGCCAATAGAGCGCCTCTGATTTCTCCAGAGCCCGCCCACAgggaatatatttatttatttccatctgTGGATGTCGTCTTCTGCTGGCCGCCGTCCTACCTGTGGAGTTGGTCAAATCAAGTAGGCCTGCACTTAATAACATGTCCACTATGGCGACAACAGCATTACGATCAGTGCTTAAGACAAAGGTAAGCGTTAAACGTGTATACAGCCCAACTCTCCTCAGTTGCAAATGACGCAGGCAGGCTTGACAGCTCACATTGTTTACAAAGTGCTGGTTGTCATGTGCTGCAGGATTTAGTTCTGGATTGCTGAAGTGGCCTACTTCAACTATTCTGTGTGTGCTTGATTTAAATTTATCAGAAAACTCTGCACCTATTGGCTTGACTGCATTCATTCAGCCAGTTCACTCCAGTCAGGTTGACTTTGTCCCCTTCAAGTCTTTCATTGCTCCACACTTTGTGGTTGCACATTAATCTTGTGGGCACTTCAGGCTGAAACTGGAAACCGCAGATTATgagtatttgtttttcaaaatacgTAAACTAAAGCTACACTTATAGTTTTTGGACAGATGGATTATATGAATTGCATTTGAAGATTTAACCCtccctgctgtgtttctttctcagGTCCCACTTAAAGTTGGCCGCTTGTGCTACTCCTCCTCAGTGGTGAGTTGAGAACACTGGACACTTCATTGTTATTTGCTATTACACACTGCATCAAATGTCAATCATGGAAAATTATACCACTGACCAACACTACATCTCTCCTCACAGCCTACCACCAAGCTATTTATTGATGGGAAGTTTGTTGAATCGAAGTCTTCAGAATGGCTTGATATTCACAACCCTGTAAGTATGTCACCTTGCCTGGATCACCAAACCGGGGAGTAGTTTAACGTGTTACTTGATTTATGTATGTGCCTCGGCCTGTGGTAACAAACTGGGTTCTTCTTACTTCTAACTTACTTGAAGTACATTAAGTACAATTGCAAATGTAGAAATTCTCAAAATTTCACTTTGCCATGTAAGCAGATACACAGCATCTTTAATCTGTtatctttaattaaaacaacagaattcAAAACTGattgaataaaatcaaataattaaaaaaaactgagaattaTTACTCAAAAGTAACTACTTATTACTTAAACCGCAGCTGCTGTACACTGAAAAAAGTCATAACAGCATAAATATTTCCTCAAGGACTGGATGTGGAAATCCTGATATTTTTAATAACCTGCGTCCTTCAGATTTATTGCCCACATATCTGTTAAACATCTACTTAGATAACATTGAACAGCCTCTGCTGATTGAAACTAATAATCTTGAGGTTATTAATGTAATTCCCCACactcctttttcctcctttacAGGCTACAAACGAGGTGATCTCTCGTGTACCCAAAGCCACCCAGGAGGAGATGTTGGCTGCCGTGGACTCGTGCTCCAGAGCCTATCGCTCCTGGTCAGAGACCTCCATCTTGGCTCGACAGCAGGTCTTTCTTCGCTATCAGCAACTTATCAAGGACAACATTGTAAGTCAAAGGGTCGGAAAGTGTAAGGTACAACTGAAACAAGAGCTTTTGTTAGCAcctttaaatttgatttattgatttatcaaCTTGAGCAACAGTTGCTTTTGATATCTCCTGTCTCCATGTTGTACTTAAGTTTAGTTGAgattatattacatttaaatctgtAAACAAGGGACTGACGCAAGCACCGTCTTGTGTTTCAGAAAGAACTTGCCAAGTCCATCACAGTGGAACAAGGCAAGACCCTTGCAGATGCAGAGGGGGATGTGTTCAGAGGATTGCGTAAGTTTATCTAACGTTTGTGTGCACACTTACATATCTTTACAAAGGGCAGAAATAGGTAAACGTTTGCATGTTATGTAGACTTTCACTTTGTGGTTGCAGGAACAGTTAATGAGTTATACTGAGCCAGAACAAAGGGCGGTTTTCTTCATGAGCCCTTTAAATGATTGACGCCAATTTGTATCATTCATCCCTGTCCAacttttacagttatttttcaacTTTCATTTAAACTCTTTCACACATTGAGATTTATGCAACTTTCTTGTCCCATTTATATTATTAGACTATTTCCAACCATTTTCATACTTCTTTAGCTGCTTCGTCTTACAATTTTCTAGCAagcaatgcagtttagctccCAGCTCATACTGTATTTTCCTCCTCCATTCCATTCCCACCTTTCTAATTATTGATATTCTTtccaactttttttcttctcactcaaGTTTTAAGCCAGTAGTTTTATTCAACTTTGAATGCCCAAACATACTAACCTCTCTTTCCTGTTCTTACAACTCTTTATACTCCTTTTAGCTGTTTCTCTATCCAATGAAAATCAGCAATTCAGTTTAGTGTCAGCTTTTCATCAAACCTTGAAATATTCCACATCTTTATTCATTGATATTTCTCAACTTGTAACATTCACACTGTGATTTCTTTAGATTCTTCCTTCTCTAATTTCTGCTGTTCTTCTTACCTTTCCCCATACTTTTTCatcaataaagattttttttttaattgggaCACCTCATTTTTCAGTAACAGATATTGTCAGATATTATTAGTGTTGGTGTCAACAATTAAGGATACAAAAGGAGAATTCTAATTGTGCTGTCTCATGCTGCAGACATTTTCCTCTTCTGTACACAAAGTCGGCACATTGAATATTCATCTAGGTCAAACAGATCCTTCACATGCAAAAATGACCACTGTCCAattgtttccaaaaatgtaatttgtgttaGTTTGGTTTGAGTCACATTAGACATAACCATGTCTTCATAGTCTCACACATCTGcattcaaagaaaagaaaacgtaTGAACTTA is a window from the Acanthopagrus latus isolate v.2019 chromosome 16, fAcaLat1.1, whole genome shotgun sequence genome containing:
- the LOC119005045 gene encoding uncharacterized protein LOC119005045 isoform X2, which produces MGKLNFYVLWSLRDAPRQFSSKANRRCFQVHVPLPLPKHLVIFGLGEWKCSETTISVNVVVSAQVPAQKIGTLSSQARCLTWEGDWSDDIVTEAAEKGRRGVYGKIVLTMCGEDKASVFSSTPLVQRKCLFPEQHNATDLSNRTLQSTANETITTDTSHLGDSVCYAEIQVNKIHTSETTMGNKPPVWPTIATNASQIIADTSHLGDSVFCAEIQVNKMDTSDSTMGNKPPVWPTPKTPRRTVISKRGHLTWSSEDIDQASTPKKMRMNSHDEMTGQIKNYNREVSVCPSKRWSHTMCLSDPDTAILIGGETADQTYCRDSLWKLELDNDFWFPMNSSASEPIPPCARGHSATYDTDSKCVFVYGGLREGHRYSELYILSTLTWKWKLVTAKGNVPNLAYHSAAFYKRELFVFGGVQQSHSSGEKPCSNALYIFNPEFELWYQPIVEGERPLPRFGHSATLMSQKLVIFGGRKTATYLNDLHVLDLGFMEYTAVKCGNMPPLPRGLVGPDKCQPWKSKRGCIPEAMRSLIIRTWARFFGSAGRSRGPGLVSSMYWITASCVPLKVGRLCYSSSVPTTKLFIDGKFVESKSSEWLDIHNPATNEVISRVPKATQEEMLAAVDSCSRAYRSWSETSILARQQVFLRYQQLIKDNIKELAKSITVEQGKTLADAEGDVFRGLQVVEHACSITSLMLGETMPSVTKDMDIYSYRLPLGVCAGIAPFNFPAMIPLWMFPMAMVCGNTYLLKPSERVPACAMLLVKMLQDAGAPDGSLNVIHGQHDAVNFICDHPAIKAISFVGSNQAGEYIYERGSKNGKRVQSNMGAKNHGVVMPDANKENTLNQLVGAAFGAAGQRCMALSTAILVGEARSWLPELVERSKALRVNAGDQPGADVGPLISPQAKNRVCSLIQSGLDEGATILLDGRNVNVKGYEHGNFVGPTIISNVKPDMKCYTEEIFGPVLVVLEADTLDDAISLVNRNPYGNGTAIFTTNGATARKYTHEVDVGQIGVNVPIPVPLPMFSFTGSRGSFRGDTNFYGKQGIQFYTQIKTVTSQWKAEDATLKSPAVTMPTMGR